The proteins below are encoded in one region of Segatella copri:
- a CDS encoding leucine-rich repeat protein: MQYPLISEYVRAIQDTSNNLDELAHLVPVLDDHGEPYRSSGAFAVVFKMKDEQTGKCYALKCFTEEQEGRAEAYRQIADELEFVDSSYITSVKYLDKEIFVDSSCEEDEFPVLLMDWIDGETMENYIAENYQDNYAMAMLCYRFCKMAAWLRSQPFAHGDIKPDNIMVRPDGNLTLVDYDGMFVPAMKGQKSPTFGTKDFSHPLRTVDDFDESIDDFALASIALSLKAISLESSLLDEYGATDRLLFSAEDYRDLSKSKIMSTLQGFMYDEDIMHLLSIFFMVCTKRKLPKSVNRYFRLLNRLTEKMLSEVTDDVWKNSIVDEYGVRYSNDGTLLLSGSDLLVDNYSIRQGTKMICLSAFDFNQKIKFLNIPDSVEYIADSAFSACMNLVGVSCPKSLSYIGVGAFDSCDSLRLISNINENVIIREGAFHGCKNMDIFTKQRFEKSFGKEVFE, translated from the coding sequence ATGCAATATCCGTTAATTTCAGAATATGTTAGAGCCATACAAGATACTAGTAACAATCTTGATGAGTTGGCTCATTTGGTACCAGTGCTAGATGATCATGGTGAACCATATCGTAGCAGTGGCGCCTTTGCTGTCGTGTTCAAAATGAAAGATGAACAGACAGGGAAATGCTATGCCTTAAAGTGTTTTACTGAAGAACAAGAAGGTAGAGCTGAGGCTTATCGCCAGATTGCAGATGAGTTGGAGTTCGTAGATTCTTCTTATATTACTTCTGTAAAGTACTTAGACAAAGAAATCTTCGTAGATAGCAGTTGTGAGGAAGACGAATTTCCTGTTCTTCTGATGGATTGGATTGATGGTGAAACAATGGAGAATTACATTGCAGAAAACTATCAAGACAATTATGCCATGGCTATGCTTTGCTATCGCTTTTGCAAAATGGCTGCATGGCTACGTTCTCAGCCATTTGCTCATGGTGATATTAAGCCAGACAATATCATGGTTCGTCCTGATGGAAATCTGACTTTGGTAGATTATGATGGTATGTTTGTTCCTGCCATGAAGGGACAGAAGTCTCCAACATTTGGTACAAAGGACTTTTCTCATCCTTTGAGAACCGTCGATGATTTTGATGAAAGTATTGATGACTTTGCTTTGGCAAGCATCGCTTTATCCTTGAAAGCTATTTCATTGGAATCTTCTTTGCTTGATGAATATGGTGCTACAGATAGATTACTTTTCTCTGCTGAGGATTATCGTGACTTAAGTAAGAGTAAAATCATGTCTACTTTACAAGGCTTTATGTACGATGAAGATATAATGCACCTTCTTTCTATTTTTTTTATGGTATGTACAAAAAGAAAATTACCGAAGAGCGTTAATAGATATTTTAGGTTGCTTAATCGGTTAACTGAGAAAATGTTATCAGAGGTTACTGATGATGTTTGGAAAAACTCAATTGTTGATGAATATGGAGTAAGATATAGTAACGATGGGACTTTATTATTGTCAGGGTCTGATCTGTTGGTTGATAATTATTCAATTCGTCAAGGTACCAAGATGATATGTTTAAGTGCGTTTGACTTTAACCAAAAAATTAAATTTTTGAATATTCCTGATAGTGTTGAGTATATTGCGGATTCTGCATTTTCAGCTTGTATGAATTTGGTAGGTGTGTCTTGCCCAAAGTCTTTATCATATATTGGTGTCGGGGCCTTCGATAGTTGTGACTCTTTGCGATTAATATCTAATATAAATGAAAATGTAATAATTCGTGAAGGAGCTTTTCACGGATGTAAAAATATGGATATTTTTACTAAGCAAAGATTTGAAAAATCTTTTGGCAAGGAGGTGTTCGAATGA
- a CDS encoding IS110 family transposase, which yields MDKELYIGVDVSKQTLDLAYYDGESIDWKKAHIKVSNNNAGFKKIGSWVAKVSKGFDIVLFCMEYTGLYTQNFRLWLEEKHYIYRMVEPRKMHRFEPDLDDGLRSLDRIKTDELDSFRIAIYCEQNHRKILRNPSKLPSPVYFKLKRLLAERKQTVKQSVLYKQQLHDICAYDTDLSVERKNGQLKTLNDALKGIDNEIDMYIKEDADISKNFSLLTSIPGIGRVVALETIVLTENFMAIDNPRKYACYIGVAPFKKESGTSVRKGSSVSKKGFKQAKADLSIACLVCMQHIPNIRDYWERKRKEKCSGIVFNAIKFKMILRMFAVIKRGTPYVETDNYRNGKNKQPGVN from the coding sequence ATGGATAAAGAACTTTACATAGGCGTGGATGTCTCAAAGCAGACTCTCGACCTTGCTTATTATGACGGAGAAAGCATTGATTGGAAGAAAGCCCATATAAAGGTGAGCAACAACAATGCAGGTTTCAAGAAAATTGGTTCATGGGTGGCAAAGGTAAGCAAGGGGTTTGATATAGTCTTGTTCTGTATGGAATATACAGGACTTTACACCCAAAACTTTAGACTGTGGTTGGAAGAGAAACATTATATTTATAGGATGGTGGAACCTCGCAAGATGCATCGCTTTGAGCCAGACTTGGATGATGGACTGCGTTCGCTCGACCGCATCAAGACTGACGAGCTTGATTCTTTCCGCATAGCCATTTACTGTGAGCAGAACCACAGAAAGATTCTTCGCAACCCATCAAAACTTCCTTCTCCTGTATATTTTAAGTTGAAGAGGCTTTTGGCGGAACGCAAGCAGACAGTCAAGCAGTCAGTCCTTTACAAGCAGCAGCTTCATGATATATGTGCGTATGACACAGATTTGTCTGTGGAACGTAAGAATGGGCAACTTAAAACGCTCAATGATGCACTTAAAGGCATAGACAATGAAATTGACATGTACATAAAAGAAGATGCGGACATCAGCAAGAACTTTTCCCTGCTGACATCAATACCTGGTATTGGGCGTGTTGTCGCACTTGAAACCATTGTCTTGACCGAAAACTTCATGGCAATAGATAACCCACGTAAATACGCTTGCTATATTGGTGTCGCTCCTTTCAAGAAAGAATCTGGTACATCTGTGAGAAAAGGCTCGTCAGTCTCTAAGAAAGGTTTTAAACAGGCAAAGGCAGATTTGTCCATTGCCTGTTTGGTTTGCATGCAGCACATTCCGAACATCAGAGATTACTGGGAACGCAAGAGAAAGGAGAAATGCAGTGGAATAGTGTTTAATGCAATCAAGTTTAAGATGATACTCCGTATGTTTGCCGTTATAAAACGAGGTACTCCGTATGTGGAGACGGACAATTATCGAAATGGGAAAAACAAGCAACCAGGAGTGAACTAA